Proteins from one Methyloterricola oryzae genomic window:
- a CDS encoding TIGR03756 family integrating conjugative element protein, protein MRPRGCLPLALGALLYPLPDRVLADAEVCGELLKASDSSFSDGALFAQSSSMLCARPIPFIGVCYWLLCTPYGCTEEKSIKSGTFTPDVVVSAYNALADNPWDFARMTVKAINEAGADATISPSGVVPNTCNGGERSEMGVPGRPDQENPGHENLIFKAVDVIGHPAADMQLCPSEAQAYQPYFLSGLDSLGWRWSIPEVIYPQSVIPGVREIGTWPLNSWGAVYPRSGWVIQSEDPKAGAVTAQRAGDVVTRKAQPHVYNELASGGQFIANNKMVWRPDEPLKEGDYRTGWWQQILPLPLPQCEVFGENDTLAVRSWADAKVTSAGDYAWTLWRPYRCCEVKGDVFLGSVDIVMYPPPK, encoded by the coding sequence ATGAGACCGAGGGGATGCCTGCCCTTGGCTCTGGGAGCTTTACTGTACCCATTGCCGGACCGGGTTCTGGCAGACGCTGAAGTGTGCGGCGAGTTGCTGAAGGCGTCAGACAGCAGCTTCTCCGACGGCGCGCTGTTCGCGCAATCCTCAAGCATGCTGTGTGCGAGGCCCATCCCCTTCATTGGCGTCTGCTATTGGCTGTTGTGCACCCCCTATGGCTGCACCGAGGAGAAGTCCATCAAGAGCGGCACTTTCACGCCGGATGTGGTGGTGAGCGCCTACAACGCACTGGCGGACAATCCCTGGGACTTCGCGCGCATGACCGTAAAGGCCATCAACGAGGCTGGCGCCGATGCGACGATTTCGCCCAGCGGCGTGGTGCCGAACACATGCAATGGGGGTGAGCGCAGCGAGATGGGGGTGCCGGGCCGGCCCGATCAGGAAAACCCTGGCCACGAAAACCTGATCTTCAAGGCAGTGGACGTGATCGGCCATCCCGCGGCGGACATGCAATTGTGCCCCTCGGAGGCGCAGGCGTACCAGCCGTATTTCCTGTCGGGACTGGATTCCCTGGGCTGGCGCTGGTCGATTCCGGAGGTGATCTATCCGCAAAGTGTCATTCCTGGCGTGCGTGAAATTGGCACCTGGCCCTTGAACAGCTGGGGCGCGGTCTATCCGCGCTCGGGTTGGGTGATCCAGTCCGAGGACCCGAAGGCAGGGGCAGTGACAGCGCAGCGCGCCGGCGATGTTGTCACCCGGAAAGCGCAGCCGCATGTGTACAACGAGCTGGCCAGCGGTGGCCAATTCATCGCCAACAACAAGATGGTGTGGCGCCCGGATGAGCCATTGAAGGAAGGCGATTACCGCACCGGCTGGTGGCAGCAAATCCTGCCCTTGCCGCTGCCCCAGTGCGAGGTGTTCGGCGAGAACGATACCCTGGCCGTGCGCAGTTGGGCGGACGCCAAGGTGACCTCCGCCGGGGATTATGCCTGGACGCTGTGGAGGCCTTACCGCTGCTGCGAGGTCAAGGGCGACGTGTTTCTCGGTTCCGTGGATATCGTCATGTATCCACCTCCCAAATGA
- a CDS encoding TIGR03757 family integrating conjugative element protein: MTRFLCLARTLITLLLALDSGQNVAAATAELPARMTVITDAKHPLQGLDVVRTRTGIDVQVYDLSAPVSIDAELAAGLPKELEAAAQVARSRLADPQFQARLRSAYQGHLRALQFQITRYPAVLFDHGAAVVYGVTDLPEALSVYLRWKGSSR, encoded by the coding sequence ATGACGCGTTTCCTATGCCTGGCACGGACCCTGATCACCCTGCTCCTGGCCCTTGATTCGGGGCAGAATGTGGCAGCTGCCACGGCGGAGCTGCCGGCGCGCATGACCGTGATCACCGATGCGAAACATCCGCTGCAGGGGCTCGATGTAGTGCGGACCCGCACCGGCATCGATGTCCAGGTGTACGACCTCAGCGCGCCGGTAAGCATTGATGCGGAGCTCGCCGCGGGCCTGCCCAAAGAACTCGAGGCGGCGGCTCAGGTCGCGCGTTCACGCTTGGCAGATCCGCAGTTCCAGGCGCGCCTGCGCAGCGCCTACCAAGGGCATCTTCGTGCACTGCAATTCCAGATTACCCGATATCCGGCGGTGCTTTTCGACCATGGCGCCGCCGTGGTTTACGGGGTCACCGATCTGCCGGAAGCACTATCGGTATATCTCCGATGGAAGGGAAGCTCGCGATGA
- a CDS encoding integrating conjugative element protein: MYENNQSARLSGALTLMVLAWSAPGAALDAPSQSSNWYYRIGGAAALSPAANPTVTSISLLGSVDLRRSFSCGNFSPLLGISNIMNQVKNGAYGALNQVQAAVTGAVANLPQLILQRASPGLYDLLQNALLMAQGVVSLNTKSCEQVGQEIAQGKDPFDKWITLGKGYDWKVEMGSGGVNSAKNDVVAAKENVDNNAGKNGVPWIGGLRAGGTGQKPVRVIYDSTVAGYNIELGRGVSQLGGGGDMPLADVWGGPEQAAEFARFVLGDADLFVDKDTPRATMAGHGLRPMIEREKIEIQKKLRQLVSGDLQPNAANLEAVSAPGTLMTREVVLAMQRLPDAQARQTAIVKLAEEAATRLIMERALLLRRLLLSGRLEPNIYASPASEELLTAIGTLDKEIDNLLYETRIRRELFSQTSSVLLDLGVSNSAQGDRAGARSRDPRPVSEGAPPAP; the protein is encoded by the coding sequence ATGTACGAGAACAACCAGTCGGCGCGGCTGAGCGGCGCGCTGACGCTGATGGTCTTGGCCTGGTCCGCGCCTGGCGCGGCACTGGATGCGCCGTCCCAGAGCAGCAACTGGTATTACCGCATTGGTGGGGCTGCGGCGCTGTCGCCGGCTGCCAATCCGACGGTGACATCGATCTCCCTCCTGGGCTCCGTCGATCTCCGGAGGAGCTTCAGCTGCGGGAATTTCTCGCCGCTGCTCGGCATCAGCAACATCATGAACCAGGTCAAGAACGGTGCCTACGGTGCCCTCAATCAGGTACAGGCTGCGGTCACCGGGGCCGTGGCCAATCTGCCGCAGCTGATCCTGCAGCGCGCCAGCCCCGGCCTCTATGATCTGCTGCAGAATGCGTTGCTGATGGCCCAGGGGGTGGTTTCACTGAACACCAAGAGCTGCGAACAGGTAGGGCAGGAGATCGCCCAGGGCAAGGACCCCTTCGACAAGTGGATCACCCTGGGCAAGGGCTATGACTGGAAGGTCGAGATGGGCTCCGGCGGCGTCAATTCGGCAAAAAATGATGTAGTGGCGGCAAAAGAGAACGTGGACAACAACGCCGGCAAGAACGGTGTGCCATGGATAGGTGGGCTCCGCGCGGGAGGTACCGGCCAAAAGCCGGTGCGGGTGATTTATGACAGCACGGTGGCAGGCTATAACATCGAGCTGGGCCGCGGTGTCTCCCAACTGGGTGGCGGCGGAGACATGCCGCTCGCCGACGTCTGGGGCGGCCCCGAACAGGCCGCCGAGTTCGCCCGCTTCGTGCTCGGGGACGCTGACCTGTTCGTGGACAAGGACACGCCGCGCGCAACCATGGCTGGTCACGGGCTGAGGCCCATGATCGAGAGGGAGAAGATCGAGATCCAGAAAAAGCTGCGGCAGTTGGTCAGCGGTGACCTCCAGCCGAACGCGGCGAATCTGGAAGCGGTCTCGGCACCGGGTACCCTGATGACCCGTGAGGTGGTTCTGGCCATGCAACGCCTGCCGGATGCCCAGGCGCGTCAGACGGCCATCGTCAAACTGGCCGAGGAAGCCGCCACGCGCCTGATTATGGAAAGGGCCCTGTTGCTGCGGAGGCTGCTGCTGAGCGGTCGCCTGGAGCCCAACATCTATGCCTCGCCGGCCTCGGAGGAGTTGCTGACTGCGATTGGCACGCTGGACAAGGAGATCGACAACCTGTTGTACGAGACGCGCATCCGCCGAGAGCTGTTCAGTCAGACCTCTTCCGTCCTGCTCGATTTGGGTGTGTCCAACAGCGCCCAGGGCGACAGGGCAGGGGCCCGTAGCCGCGATCCGCGGCCAGTCAGTGAAGGCGCACCGCCCGCGCCGTAG